One genomic segment of Deltaproteobacteria bacterium includes these proteins:
- a CDS encoding type II toxin-antitoxin system MqsA family antitoxin, whose protein sequence is MKLGATPTACPLCGGAKEPGSTTFTVDLGFGVVVVRQVPATVCTQCGSDWISDEVAERLEKIVADARGRRLQVEVTALE, encoded by the coding sequence ATGAAACTCGGGGCAACACCAACAGCGTGCCCTCTCTGCGGCGGTGCGAAAGAGCCGGGAAGCACGACGTTTACCGTCGATCTCGGGTTTGGCGTGGTCGTCGTCCGACAAGTCCCCGCTACAGTATGCACCCAGTGTGGATCGGACTGGATTTCCGACGAGGTCGCCGAAAGACTAGAAAAGATCGTTGCGGATGCGCGAGGAAGGCGACTGCAAGTTGAAGTGACAGCATTGGAGTAA
- the menB gene encoding 1,4-dihydroxy-2-naphthoyl-CoA synthase, whose product MPFQDIVYEKSAGIATITINRPEVRNAFRTLTVDELIAAFQDAWWDHSIGAVIFTGAGDKAFCAGGDQSERGAGGYDTGAVGHEMNVEALHAIIRNIPKPVIAAVNGFAIGGGHVLHVICDISIASETARFGQTGPRVGSFDAGYGSAYLARVVGEKKAREIWYFCRQYTAQEALQMGLVNAVVPADKLMDEARAWAGELLQKSPTALKFLKYSFNADTAHVAGISNMAMSALELYYQTDEALEGVNAFNQRRPVDFSKFRK is encoded by the coding sequence ATGCCATTCCAAGACATCGTGTACGAAAAATCTGCAGGCATCGCGACTATCACCATTAACCGCCCGGAAGTGCGGAACGCCTTTCGCACGCTTACGGTCGATGAACTGATCGCCGCGTTTCAAGACGCGTGGTGGGATCACTCCATCGGCGCGGTCATCTTTACCGGCGCGGGAGATAAAGCGTTCTGCGCCGGTGGTGATCAAAGTGAACGCGGCGCGGGTGGGTACGATACCGGCGCAGTCGGACACGAGATGAATGTCGAAGCCCTACATGCGATCATCCGCAACATTCCTAAGCCCGTGATCGCGGCAGTGAATGGCTTCGCGATCGGCGGCGGCCATGTGCTACACGTCATCTGCGATATCAGTATTGCTTCGGAAACCGCACGGTTTGGCCAAACCGGCCCGCGGGTGGGCAGCTTCGACGCCGGCTACGGCAGCGCGTATCTCGCTCGCGTCGTTGGCGAAAAGAAGGCCCGGGAGATCTGGTACTTTTGCCGCCAATACACCGCGCAAGAGGCGCTGCAAATGGGGCTCGTCAACGCTGTCGTCCCGGCAGACAAGTTGATGGACGAAGCGCGCGCTTGGGCTGGCGAACTTTTACAGAAGAGCCCAACCGCGCTCAAATTTCTCAAATACTCGTTCAACGCCGATACAGCTCATGTCGCGGGGATCTCTAACATGGCCATGAGCGCACTGGAATTGTACTACCAAACCGATGAAGCCCTGGAAGGCGTGAATGCCTTTAACCAGCGACGCCCGGTGGATTTCTCGAAATTCAGAAAGTAG
- a CDS encoding CoA transferase — translation MPRIFDGLKVLDFGWIGVGPITARYFADHGATAIRIESLTRFDGLRMAPPYKDAKPGLNNSQFFANFNASKMSLGLNMAHPEARAIAKRLCLEWADVITEGFTPKQMRAWGLHYDDLAPTRPDLIMVSTCQLGQTGPYSMYAGYGNMAASLAGYYEITGWEDRGPCMVYGAYTDMLTPAVGAALITAALDYRQRTGKGQWIDLAQFEVGVHHLPATVLDYTVNGRVATRRGNQDDRACPHATCPCQGENRWLSIAVFTDEEWRALVAVMENPVWAQTERFATLAGRKANEEEVNQHVAEWTTTQDAFALEAQLQHAGVAAGVVAKQSDLFADPQLQDRGFFAWCDHKVMGRTPYDGLMSQFSKTPGQVAPAPLLGEHYEEILGDILQYSEEQIADLIGQGVVEMHLD, via the coding sequence ATGCCGCGCATATTCGACGGTTTGAAAGTACTCGATTTCGGCTGGATCGGCGTTGGTCCGATCACGGCCCGCTATTTCGCCGATCATGGTGCCACTGCCATTCGTATCGAATCGCTGACTCGCTTCGACGGGTTGCGCATGGCCCCGCCCTACAAGGACGCGAAGCCGGGGCTGAACAACAGCCAATTCTTCGCCAACTTCAACGCTAGCAAGATGAGTCTCGGTCTCAACATGGCGCATCCGGAGGCACGCGCGATCGCCAAGCGCCTGTGTCTCGAATGGGCGGACGTTATCACCGAAGGATTCACGCCCAAACAGATGCGCGCCTGGGGACTGCACTATGACGATCTCGCCCCGACCCGTCCGGACCTCATCATGGTCTCGACCTGCCAGCTTGGACAAACCGGTCCTTACTCGATGTATGCCGGGTACGGCAACATGGCTGCCTCGCTGGCCGGGTATTATGAAATCACCGGCTGGGAAGATCGTGGTCCGTGCATGGTCTACGGCGCCTACACCGATATGCTGACCCCTGCGGTCGGTGCCGCACTGATTACCGCCGCGCTCGACTATCGCCAACGCACCGGGAAAGGGCAATGGATCGACCTGGCGCAGTTCGAAGTCGGCGTGCATCACCTCCCGGCCACCGTCCTCGACTACACGGTCAACGGACGGGTTGCGACCCGCCGAGGCAATCAGGACGACCGCGCCTGTCCCCATGCTACGTGTCCTTGTCAAGGAGAGAACCGTTGGCTCTCCATCGCCGTGTTCACGGACGAAGAATGGCGCGCATTGGTCGCTGTCATGGAGAATCCCGTTTGGGCGCAAACGGAACGCTTCGCCACGTTGGCCGGCCGCAAAGCCAACGAGGAAGAAGTGAACCAACACGTTGCCGAGTGGACGACCACGCAGGATGCGTTTGCCCTGGAGGCACAGCTCCAGCATGCAGGCGTGGCCGCTGGCGTGGTCGCCAAGCAATCCGACCTCTTCGCGGACCCGCAACTACAAGACCGAGGCTTCTTCGCCTGGTGCGATCACAAAGTCATGGGTCGCACGCCCTACGACGGCTTGATGTCGCAGTTCTCCAAAACGCCGGGCCAGGTGGCCCCAGCGCCATTGCTGGGAGAACACTACGAAGAAATTCTCGGAGACATCCTCCAATACTCGGAGGAGCAGATTGCCGACCTCATCGGCCAAGGCGTGGTCGAGATGCATTTGGACTAG
- a CDS encoding CoA transferase: MSATSQKDYLLTPYRVLDLTGETGMMCGKVLGDLGAEVVIVEPPGGHPARAIGPFYKDQVEPEKSLFWFAFNTSKKGVTLDITRPAGQTILKDLVRQSDIVVESFAPGYLDALGIGYAALSTVKPDLIFTSITPFGQTGPRRDWKGTDLTLQARSGFQYLLGDPDRAPVRISVPMTATKAGTEAASASLFALFHRNRTGQGQQVDVSMQASGVWQMMNASSFPIHHKTDQGRAGDRYNAGFGNARAILACADGYVTFLTMGGHMGAPTLYAMGRWMESEGKLPDVMRGKKWEEWDLSRLARDAQARQEMDDLNETLATFLTTKSKWEIFERACSEKILTAPVNNVKDLVAHPQPNARGFFHKLPHPELNDEILYPGHWALMNNAQAGPRFRAPLIGEHNEEVYGQRLGHSQDEIAAWRRNGTI; encoded by the coding sequence ATGAGCGCAACCTCGCAAAAAGATTATTTGCTGACGCCGTATCGAGTGCTGGATCTCACCGGCGAGACTGGCATGATGTGCGGCAAGGTGCTGGGCGATTTGGGAGCTGAGGTCGTCATCGTCGAACCGCCGGGCGGGCATCCTGCGCGCGCGATCGGTCCGTTCTACAAAGATCAAGTCGAGCCCGAGAAGAGTTTGTTCTGGTTCGCTTTCAACACCAGCAAAAAAGGCGTCACCCTCGATATTACCCGGCCCGCAGGACAGACCATTTTGAAAGACCTCGTGCGGCAGAGCGACATTGTCGTCGAGTCGTTCGCTCCCGGGTATCTCGATGCGCTCGGGATCGGGTATGCGGCGCTCTCGACGGTGAAGCCGGATCTGATTTTCACCTCCATCACGCCCTTCGGTCAGACAGGGCCACGTCGCGATTGGAAAGGCACGGATCTGACGTTGCAAGCACGGTCGGGGTTTCAATATTTACTCGGCGATCCCGACCGCGCGCCGGTTCGCATCAGCGTGCCGATGACCGCAACCAAAGCCGGCACCGAAGCCGCTAGCGCCTCGCTCTTCGCCTTGTTTCATCGCAACCGCACCGGCCAGGGGCAACAGGTCGATGTCTCAATGCAGGCGTCCGGTGTCTGGCAAATGATGAACGCGTCGTCCTTTCCCATTCATCACAAAACCGATCAAGGGCGCGCGGGCGACCGCTACAACGCCGGGTTCGGCAATGCTCGCGCCATCTTGGCGTGCGCGGACGGCTATGTCACCTTCTTGACCATGGGCGGTCATATGGGCGCGCCGACGCTCTACGCCATGGGACGATGGATGGAGAGCGAGGGCAAACTGCCGGACGTCATGCGCGGAAAAAAATGGGAAGAGTGGGATTTGTCTCGCCTCGCCCGCGACGCCCAAGCACGGCAAGAGATGGACGATCTCAACGAAACCCTTGCCACGTTTCTTACCACCAAGTCGAAGTGGGAGATTTTCGAGCGCGCCTGTAGCGAGAAGATTCTCACCGCTCCAGTCAATAACGTTAAAGACCTCGTCGCCCATCCACAGCCCAACGCGCGCGGATTTTTCCACAAGCTGCCGCACCCGGAACTCAACGACGAGATTCTCTACCCTGGACATTGGGCGCTGATGAACAACGCCCAAGCCGGACCGCGTTTCCGTGCCCCGCTGATTGGAGAACATAACGAAGAAGTTTATGGCCAGCGGTTGGGGCATAGCCAAGACGAAATCGCGGCCTGGCGGAGGAATGGGACTATTTGA
- a CDS encoding MBL fold metallo-hydrolase, with the protein MATMPLKEVDTVEILTILDNTVDMLLPDAAKAKRPPRSPDVLTKESLIAEHGFSALVKVTNGNTSESLLFDAGLSRRGLIHNMDVLEIKPKEFHSIVLSHGHADHTRGLMGMVERLGEKKMPLLLHPDAFLDRKVIFPDGHEINLPPPDRRILSQDGIEFIEERGPSYVLGGLVLVTGQVHRTTDFETGFPLHYARQGDEWKKDPYIHDDQAVVVNVRNKGLVILTGCGHAGAINTIRQAQELTGEQRVHAVIGGFHLSGPLFEPIIAPTVAALKAMNPELIVPAHCTGWKAVHAIARELPQAFVQNSVGTRFVLSQ; encoded by the coding sequence ATGGCGACCATGCCTCTCAAAGAAGTCGATACGGTCGAGATTCTCACCATTCTCGACAACACCGTCGATATGTTGCTGCCCGATGCCGCGAAGGCCAAACGCCCGCCCAGGTCGCCGGACGTGCTGACCAAGGAAAGCTTGATTGCGGAACACGGCTTTTCCGCTCTGGTCAAGGTCACCAACGGCAACACCTCTGAGTCCTTGCTCTTCGACGCCGGCCTGAGCAGACGCGGGCTCATCCACAACATGGATGTCCTGGAGATCAAGCCTAAAGAGTTCCACTCCATCGTACTCAGCCATGGCCATGCCGACCACACCCGCGGACTCATGGGCATGGTAGAGCGCTTGGGCGAGAAGAAAATGCCGCTGCTCCTGCACCCGGATGCGTTTCTCGACCGCAAGGTAATTTTCCCCGATGGCCACGAAATCAACTTGCCGCCACCGGATCGTCGCATTCTTTCGCAGGACGGCATCGAGTTCATCGAAGAGCGCGGGCCGTCCTACGTGCTCGGCGGGCTCGTGCTCGTCACCGGCCAAGTCCACCGCACAACCGATTTTGAAACTGGCTTTCCCCTGCACTACGCCCGCCAGGGAGACGAGTGGAAGAAAGACCCCTACATCCATGACGATCAAGCCGTCGTCGTGAACGTTCGCAATAAAGGCTTGGTCATTCTCACCGGCTGTGGTCACGCCGGCGCAATCAACACCATCCGACAAGCGCAGGAGTTGACCGGCGAACAAAGGGTGCACGCCGTCATCGGTGGATTTCATCTCTCGGGGCCGCTGTTCGAGCCCATCATCGCTCCCACGGTCGCCGCGCTCAAAGCAATGAACCCCGAACTGATCGTGCCCGCGCATTGCACCGGCTGGAAGGCCGTGCATGCCATCGCGCGCGAACTCCCACAGGCGTTCGTGCAAAATAGCGTCGGCACCAGGTTCGTCCTCTCGCAGTAA
- a CDS encoding ureidoglycolate lyase yields the protein MEDVLKVKVQPLNAEAFKPYGQVLQEKQLIYPETEEGRVAMEILHLKYRPNSKRLDQLAIHFSYNQTFIPVQGSMVLVVAPTPRNREAGPAGYEVDYEKIAAFVLEPGQVAFIDKGAWHNLITLNNNCTFINVTRKNTGEGISPAEELEGKIEKAHAVRSYVEYVDLRKRDNRVIELEL from the coding sequence ATGGAAGACGTACTTAAAGTCAAAGTACAACCGCTCAACGCAGAGGCGTTCAAACCCTATGGCCAAGTCCTGCAAGAGAAACAGTTGATTTACCCGGAGACCGAGGAAGGCCGGGTAGCGATGGAAATTCTCCATCTGAAATACCGCCCCAATTCCAAACGGCTGGACCAGTTGGCTATCCATTTCTCCTACAACCAGACCTTCATTCCGGTGCAAGGCTCGATGGTGCTGGTGGTAGCCCCGACGCCGCGCAACCGCGAGGCGGGGCCGGCAGGCTATGAAGTGGACTATGAAAAGATCGCAGCGTTCGTGCTGGAGCCCGGACAAGTCGCCTTCATCGACAAAGGTGCTTGGCACAACCTCATTACGTTGAACAATAACTGCACCTTCATCAACGTCACCCGCAAAAACACCGGCGAAGGCATCAGCCCAGCGGAAGAATTAGAAGGCAAGATCGAAAAAGCTCACGCCGTCCGCTCGTACGTCGAGTATG
- a CDS encoding glucose 1-dehydrogenase encodes MKRLQDKVALVTGGGRGIGRAISLRLADEGAKVAIADILEEEAGHVVAEITKNGGRAMAIKTDVTNLDQVRGCVQHVTDTWGQVDVLVNNAGWDKLEPFAESKPETWDKVIAINLKGPIGFCHAVIPQMIARKSGKIISISSDAGRVGSTGEAVYSACKAGLIGFSKTLARELARAKINVNVVCPGPTETPLLQGITGGTAGAKVIDAMTRAVPFRRLGQPDEIAAAVAFFASPDADFVTGQTLSVSGGLTMAG; translated from the coding sequence ATGAAACGCTTGCAAGACAAAGTCGCGCTCGTCACCGGCGGCGGCCGTGGCATCGGGCGCGCCATTAGCCTACGGCTCGCGGACGAAGGCGCAAAAGTCGCCATCGCCGATATTCTCGAAGAGGAAGCTGGCCACGTCGTTGCAGAGATCACCAAGAATGGTGGACGCGCCATGGCAATCAAGACCGATGTCACCAACCTCGACCAAGTGCGCGGGTGCGTGCAGCACGTGACCGACACGTGGGGACAGGTCGATGTCCTGGTCAACAACGCGGGCTGGGACAAGCTCGAACCGTTTGCCGAAAGCAAACCGGAAACCTGGGACAAGGTCATCGCCATCAATCTCAAAGGCCCCATCGGCTTCTGTCACGCGGTCATTCCGCAAATGATCGCGCGGAAGTCCGGGAAGATTATTTCCATCAGCTCCGACGCCGGCCGGGTGGGCTCGACCGGTGAAGCGGTGTACTCCGCCTGCAAAGCCGGCCTCATCGGCTTCAGCAAAACCCTGGCGCGCGAACTGGCGCGGGCCAAGATCAATGTCAACGTGGTGTGTCCCGGCCCCACGGAAACCCCATTGTTGCAAGGCATCACCGGCGGCACCGCTGGAGCTAAGGTCATCGACGCCATGACCCGCGCCGTGCCGTTCCGCCGTCTCGGGCAGCCGGACGAGATCGCCGCCGCCGTGGCCTTCTTCGCCTCGCCGGATGCGGATTTCGTTACCGGACAAACCTTGTCGGTCAGCGGCGGGCTGACGATGGCGGGATAG